Proteins co-encoded in one Dehalogenimonas sp. WBC-2 genomic window:
- a CDS encoding diguanylate cyclase/phosphodiesterase (response regulator receiver modulated diguanylate cyclase/phosphodiesterase with PAS/PAC sensor(s)) — MTEAVVIFLLVLGVHSLRLRYRLNPFYALLGGITAIMSWVTDTGIQVEAFGISFLVGSTVFYTALILGVFVLYAFDGPRSARIAIVTIAGVSIVAPVIVAVLRLQLDLLGYVPAEFFPSPDLRINTASVLTTISDFIFLGIAWEFLDGNKHRVPIWARAFLTLLGVMWFDSLLFNTGAFLGTPGYVDILRGSLLNRLILSVFTFPFLYGYLTWQNKKVGIVLEHRPVLAFLKEMAEGNGDLDIVKREIARRQQTEEALRKLEVQYETLFREMMNGFAVHEVILDAAGKAVDYRFLAVNPAFEQMTGLKAKDIIGKRSIEVLPKIEPFWVEAYGKVALTGKAKSFENYSAELNKYFLVTAFQPAPNQLASVFTDITERKEVEKALNEVKMLSGLLPICASCKQIRNDTGYWQSVESYISSHSQAEFTHGLCPDCIKKLYPDIADDLLKP, encoded by the coding sequence ATGACAGAGGCCGTCGTCATATTTTTGCTGGTGCTGGGCGTTCATTCGCTCAGGCTGCGCTATCGGCTGAACCCCTTCTACGCTCTGCTCGGCGGCATCACCGCCATTATGTCCTGGGTTACAGACACCGGCATTCAGGTTGAGGCCTTCGGCATATCCTTCCTTGTTGGTTCCACCGTTTTCTATACTGCTCTCATTCTCGGCGTCTTCGTCCTTTATGCTTTCGATGGCCCCCGTTCTGCCCGTATCGCCATCGTCACTATCGCCGGCGTCTCAATTGTCGCCCCGGTGATTGTCGCCGTTTTACGGCTCCAGCTGGATCTGCTGGGTTACGTTCCCGCCGAGTTTTTCCCCTCCCCCGACCTGCGCATCAACACCGCCTCAGTATTGACAACTATCTCGGATTTCATTTTCCTGGGCATCGCCTGGGAGTTTTTAGACGGTAACAAGCATCGGGTCCCCATCTGGGCCAGGGCTTTTCTGACCCTCCTCGGCGTCATGTGGTTTGATTCACTACTGTTTAACACCGGCGCTTTCCTGGGCACTCCCGGTTATGTGGACATACTCCGGGGATCGCTGTTGAACCGCCTTATCCTGTCGGTATTCACCTTCCCGTTCCTGTATGGTTACCTCACCTGGCAGAATAAGAAGGTCGGCATCGTGCTGGAGCACCGTCCGGTACTGGCCTTTCTCAAGGAGATGGCAGAAGGCAACGGCGATCTGGATATCGTCAAACGTGAGATCGCCCGCCGCCAACAAACCGAGGAAGCCCTCCGAAAGCTGGAAGTGCAATATGAAACTTTGTTCCGGGAAATGATGAACGGTTTCGCCGTCCATGAGGTGATCCTTGATGCCGCCGGCAAGGCGGTGGACTACCGTTTCCTGGCGGTCAATCCGGCATTCGAACAGATGACCGGATTAAAAGCAAAGGACATCATTGGAAAAAGGTCCATAGAGGTCCTGCCAAAGATCGAACCGTTTTGGGTTGAGGCTTACGGCAAAGTGGCCCTGACCGGAAAAGCCAAGTCGTTCGAGAACTATTCCGCCGAACTCAACAAATACTTTCTGGTTACCGCCTTCCAGCCCGCTCCGAACCAGCTCGCCTCTGTTTTTACCGACATCACCGAGCGGAAAGAAGTAGAAAAAGCACTGAACGAGGTCAAGATGCTCAGCGGCCTGCTGCCCATCTGCGCTTCCTGCAAGCAAATCCGCAACGATACCGGCTACTGGCAGTCAGTGGAAAGCTATATATCAAGCCACTCCCAGGCAGAATTCACCCACGGCCTTTGCCCCGACTGTATCAAAAAGCTCTATCCCGATATTGCGGATGACCTACTGAAACCCTGA
- a CDS encoding permease-like protein (ABC-type dipeptide/oligopeptide/nickel transport systems, permease components), producing the protein MDHKYQVPALFERVEQCDCLRVDFAKVHKGDHIVFDLNGLRFIKPPALVGLMMEMEHIYRSIPSPRLQILPPSNQAVLEYLYRIGLPDALRALRHGWAIPTPPGHTFSMNPLIPIQKFKSFQDVEKIANKMQELFMSGAIGPSTLHQPCHIIFSELADNILYHANSGGGYVVAQKYHHQQGTIIEIAIGDIGIGIKRSLELSYNLTNGRLSDAEVLQLAMQNGTTSTGVPTRGYGLGHVEAEVRGGAERIMYMRSGRGCATISTQGESQYVQCSKFPGTLTHIVMPCG; encoded by the coding sequence ATGGATCATAAATATCAAGTTCCAGCCCTATTTGAACGCGTCGAACAATGCGATTGCCTCAGAGTGGATTTTGCCAAGGTTCATAAAGGCGACCACATAGTCTTTGACCTAAATGGTCTACGCTTCATCAAGCCTCCAGCTCTTGTCGGTTTAATGATGGAAATGGAGCACATCTATAGATCAATTCCATCTCCTCGTCTTCAAATTCTTCCACCAAGTAATCAGGCGGTTCTGGAGTATTTGTATCGGATAGGATTGCCAGATGCTCTAAGGGCTTTGCGACATGGATGGGCAATACCAACCCCACCAGGACACACCTTCTCTATGAACCCATTAATCCCAATCCAGAAATTTAAGTCCTTCCAAGACGTGGAGAAAATTGCCAATAAGATGCAAGAGCTATTCATGTCTGGGGCAATCGGACCATCTACGCTTCACCAACCTTGTCACATTATTTTCAGTGAGCTTGCGGATAACATTCTTTACCATGCTAATTCTGGTGGTGGCTACGTAGTAGCACAGAAGTACCACCACCAACAAGGAACCATAATCGAAATAGCCATTGGTGATATTGGAATCGGTATTAAAAGATCACTCGAACTTTCATACAACTTGACCAATGGTAGGCTATCTGATGCAGAGGTTCTACAATTAGCTATGCAGAATGGAACGACGTCCACTGGCGTTCCAACTCGCGGCTACGGGCTAGGCCATGTAGAAGCCGAAGTTAGAGGAGGTGCCGAGCGAATTATGTATATGCGGTCTGGTCGGGGGTGTGCTACAATAAGTACACAGGGCGAATCCCAGTATGTACAATGCAGCAAATTTCCTGGAACCCTGACCCACATAGTGATGCCTTGCGGCTAA
- a CDS encoding lipoprotein — protein MTKIFFRSAIVMVSMAIILIAAGCSPAAENTDDNANNNPPATTPVTTTNPPEATAVSYFNCELKEYPDSIWPLLNVQDRQNNFWMEVYYPADYVYPDNTFYYGVQYASKGTRAEVIKHYYDRVEVHEINAFSDVQGYIGDWEVYADVESSFYAGEQVVNVMVGNNKIIYQSNPFFTDFPTASFPAFQQSVPMSDTFHCWETSIEYHRRYLNNGNASDAVNYYRNLVSGATEFSENAETDAYGTTTILKGKLAGYTFEIGVRTSNDTITINLEKMTG, from the coding sequence ATGACCAAGATTTTCTTCCGGTCGGCAATTGTTATGGTTTCAATGGCAATTATCCTGATAGCAGCGGGTTGCAGCCCGGCGGCAGAGAATACTGACGATAATGCCAATAATAATCCACCCGCCACGACTCCCGTAACGACTACCAATCCGCCTGAGGCTACTGCGGTCAGCTATTTTAACTGTGAGCTTAAAGAATACCCTGATTCAATATGGCCGCTGTTAAATGTTCAGGACAGACAGAATAATTTCTGGATGGAAGTTTATTATCCAGCTGATTACGTTTATCCCGATAACACATTCTATTACGGAGTTCAGTATGCTTCAAAAGGTACAAGGGCTGAAGTAATTAAACATTATTATGACAGGGTGGAAGTGCATGAGATTAATGCTTTTAGCGACGTACAAGGCTACATAGGTGATTGGGAAGTATATGCTGATGTTGAGTCATCTTTTTATGCTGGAGAGCAAGTTGTCAATGTAATGGTGGGTAATAATAAAATTATCTACCAAAGCAATCCTTTTTTCACTGATTTTCCCACTGCCAGTTTCCCCGCTTTTCAGCAAAGTGTTCCAATGAGCGATACGTTTCATTGCTGGGAGACATCTATTGAATACCATCGTCGCTACCTAAATAATGGCAATGCTTCAGATGCTGTAAATTATTATCGCAACCTTGTCTCCGGAGCTACTGAATTTTCTGAAAACGCGGAGACTGATGCTTACGGGACCACAACAATATTGAAAGGCAAACTAGCCGGTTATACCTTTGAAATTGGGGTACGGACATCTAACGATACCATCACAATTAATCTGGAAAAAATGACTGGTTAG
- a CDS encoding membrane protein: MQKNMGQTDRVIRLIIAIILALWGIFIATGVWAGVLYTLGVVMLVTGLIGTCPLYMPFHISTNKK, from the coding sequence ATGCAAAAAAACATGGGACAAACTGACAGGGTAATCAGGCTGATTATCGCCATCATCCTGGCATTGTGGGGTATCTTTATCGCCACCGGGGTTTGGGCCGGGGTGCTTTACACTCTGGGGGTGGTGATGTTAGTTACCGGCCTGATCGGCACCTGCCCGCTCTATATGCCGTTCCACATCTCCACCAACAAAAAGTAA